tataactttggtaaaagtttcacagaagtttagtagcacttttgctgaaagtttagtataaaagtagtagctgttgggggtggtatatggatgagattacagagtgtattgcttggattttcgtagcaatgttggtaaaggactcatagagttttggtgcagtgatcgAGAACCAGAAGGAAGTCGATCAGAAGGGCCAGGACATCAAGCACCCCCTGACAAAGTTACTATCAGAagtcggcaagctccaatacgacatacggctcccctggatctttgtactgaccatagcctggctagtagcagtgctctaccttgcctttggtgccatatggccactggactgggcacatatgaggtcacactggttacggggtggagagcaccagtggcagtgtatgtggtataaggtgatgacggggcgcaaaggaatggaactggtggagtattttggtaggaagtagtggcgaCGTAGTGTTGGAGattgtaaataaatacaGTAAAAAGTAATACAATACACCAAGTAGCCAACACGCGTTACCTAGCATTACAGACAACTAGTCATAATAGTAGCACTCATTCACCACTATTTTAGTGATAAGAGTAGCAATTTTATGAGGCATACAAGTTACACGTCTTCACATAGTTACTGCCAATGCATAGTTGTATGTGCAGtaaaacattggtactacttttaatagtgatttctttaagggttgatagtggtttcttgaagggattgatagtgatttcttaaaagattgatagtggttttcttgaaggattgatagtgatttcttaaaagattgatagtgttttcttgaaggatttgatagtggtttcttgaagagtttgatagtggttttctttatggatttaatagtgatttttttagggattgatagtgatttctttagggatggatagtgatttttttagggattgatattgatttctttaagggttgatattgatttctttaaggattgatagtggtttcttgaagggtttgatagtgatttcttaaagggttgatagtgatttctttagggtttgatagggttttctttagggtttgatagggttttcttaaaagattgatagtgatttctttagggattgatagtgatttctttaaggattttatagtgatttctttagggattgatatggttttctttaaggtttaatagtggttttcttaaaggtttaatagtggttttcttaaaggtttgattatctttaatagtactttttattgaatgtttgaaggtgttcggTGATGTGGGTATATTATGCCGCTGACAGCTGATCCATCTTTGTAAGATTTTTTCTGAGGCATATATCACCCTAGTGGCATTTGATGTGACACGTAGTGTCTATACAGTGACTAAAGCTGTCCACTACATGAGGCTACACCAGGAAGCCCAGATGGTAGCTGTATCCATGGAACTAGAGAGTCACTAGCCTACACAGTTGTAACAACGTAGAGGATGGCGATGTAGACTAGTgaagtaccaatgttacagaaatacTCTATATGCGACCAATATATCTCCCCACTGAATGCCGCATAAAACTGCGTCGATAACACTGttaagattccacaggtaATGTGCACACTATCAACACTTGAAAAACACCGACTTCTCCACAAAACCTCTGCTGCAACTACTGTCAAACTATGGTACAAAACATTTAGCCACAATAAGGCTAAtctttcatggaatatttaataaacatactgcATTACTCCAAATAATTACACGAGAAAACTCATTTACAGCAAATTACATAAACccaaaatatacttcacaAAACCACTGTTTGAAATCACTAGCCTGAAGAGAACCccgaacaccttcaaacattcaataaaaagtatcAACAAACCCTAACCGGACTTTTTGGAAAACCTTAtcaaaagtagtaccaaagttttactgaaaatggaactaAAGAATtacactaccaatgtgtaaacgtcactagagccaggtcacagcattgactaccaatgtgtaaacgctgaactaccaatgtgtaaacgtcactagagccaggtcacagcattgactaccaatgtgtaaacgttgaactaccaatgtgtaaacgtcgctagagccaggtcacagcattgactaccaatgtgtaaacgtcactagagccaggtgacagcattgactaactatgtgtaaacatcactagagccaggtcacagcattgactaccaatgtgtaaacgtcactagagccaggtgacagcattgactaccaatgtgtaaacgctgaactaccaatgtgtaaacgtcactagagccaggtcacagcattgactaccaatgtgtaaacgtcactagagccaggtcacagcattgactaccaatgtgtaaacgtcactagagccaggtcacagcattgactaccaatgtgtaaacatcactagagccaggtcacagcatcggcaactatgtgtaaacatcactagagccaggtcacagcatggcaactatgtgtaaacatcactagagccaggtcacagcattgactaccaatgtgtaaacgtcactagagccaggtgacagcattgactaactatgtttCCTTTAGCCTACCCCGAATAGCCCCTACATTTCTACCAAAGttttgtcaacattggcaccaaacttttatgaacttttcatgtaaccttgtactactatatacaaaaacgttagccagttttacgtttccctactgttgaaaacccacccaagggatagccagttttacgtgtacctgctgttgaaaacccacccaaaaggtagccaggtttacgtgtacctgctgttgaaaacccacccaagggatagccaggtttacgtgtacctgctgttgaaaacccacccaagggatagccagttttacgtgtacctgctgttgaaaacccacccaagggatagccaaGCTTAAGTTtccctactgttgaaaacccacccaagggatagccagttttacgtgtacctactgttgaaaacccactAAAAAGTTAGCCAACCTTCTCATGAATCACCACTAGAATATAGTAGAGGTATCACTAGGCTTTTTCTAATGTGATTACATGAATATTCCTCAGATGCCACTAGAATTCTACAATAccgtctaaccctgtgtatacctagtatcactaccggtaaccctgtgtatacctagtatcactgcttgtaaccctatgtatacctagtatcactattgtctaaccctgtgtatacctagtatcactaccggtaaccctgtgtatacctagtatcactattgtctaaccctgtgtatacctagtatcactattgtctaaccctgtgtataccacagtatcactattgtctaaccctgtgtatacctagtatcactattgtctaattctgtgtatacctagtatcactattgtctaaccctgtgtatacctagtatcactattgtctaaccctgtgtatacctagtatcactattgtctaaccctgtgtatacctagtatcactattgtctaaccctgtgtatacctagtatcactgctTGTAACCCTATgaaaacactctgtaatctaATCCATTTATTACCCCTAACAactactacatttctatgaaacccctgccaaaatgccactacttttctgtgaaacccctgccaaaagtgctactacttttatactaaacttttaccaaaactgctactacttttctatgaatgctttaccaaaacgctactacctttctgtgaaacccctaccaaaaacgctagtacttttctctgaaacctctaccaaaaacgctagtacttttctactaaaattttgctactacttttctgtgaaacttttaccaaaactgctagtacttttctatgaaatttttaccaaaagtgctactacttttctatgaaacctttaccaaaactgctactacttttctactaaaattttgctactacttttctgtgaaccctctgccaaaacgctactacttttctgtgaaacctttagcaaaaacgctactacttttctactaaGCTTTATCTTGGGTTACAACTAGTCATCGACAAATGTTGATGCCACATTACCCTtagttatcgcgccgaaggcgccactactttgccactatgtcccaccaaaaaactccaatatacccctccccttcttctttcccaccatcagtacctcccatggactcagactacccttcctgaaccatcccctacaatgcgacctcatatgtgtccagtccagtggccatatggcgccaaaggcaaggtagagtaccgccactagccaggccATGGTCagcacaaagatccaggggagcctggtggtgtagatgagttgGTTGATGGAGGTGGTGAGTTTTGTGAACTCGGTGCTCGCTTCTACTTTCTTCAAGGTCTCCAGGAACTCGTGGCACCGCTTCTTCTGacctacatcaccataaCTACCCCGAAAagccactacttttatactaagCTTTCAGGAAAAGTGCCACAAAAGCTCTAGAAAACTTTTAGCAGTAaattacccaaagctaAGCCGCAGTGTCAGTGGAGACACAActaaaacgtataaactACCTGACTAAAGCTATACTAACGCCATGTAAGTAGCCACCAATGCCTAGCCTGGTAGCTACTTTATAGCATGCATGGACTCTGTAATTCACGTCAGGACCTCCATCTGTGATCATTACCCAATGCTTGTATCTTTTATTACCAAGCTTAACACCACTATAATTCTAGATACCTTGGGTGCCATGGTTTGTCCAGGTGTATACTTCCATAATGCTGCCTACCGTGGTTGGTCCAGGCTAACATACGGTACCACTAGTCCTGCTCACAGCCCCTAGAGGCCTTACTGCTCCTCCCAGTTTTCGAGCGAAACTCATGTAAAACTTGTGCAGAATGTGCTGCTTGTTGTGTAATTCATCTGTTTCTGAGTGTTGTGTGaactacccctagggcactgttgcgccgaaggcgcccttatagaactttcagcaaaagtgctaccaaacttttgtgaaacttttatcaaaaccactactaaacttttactgaatatacgatgaaaattttaataaaatcactacGAAATGTTTACTAACAATGCTACTGGAGTTTTACCATAGCGgctattaatacattacgacacctttactaacatttcTAGAGTAATTCTCCGTcggacctactacaccattactccacatgaccacccctaaggcactgttgcgccgaaggcgcccttatagaactttcagcaaaagtgctaccaaATTTTTACTTAGAAGACCACTACAATACACTATAGGTATCACTACGGTCTAACTGTATGAAAACACTGTGTAACcctatccacatcaccatccctaacagctactacttttatactaaacttctatgaaacctttaccaaacgTCTGGCTACATTCTCCCTAGCACTATcactacccctagggcacagttgcgccgaaggcgcccttatagaactttcggcaaaagtgcaaccaaacttttatgaaacctctaccaaaaccagtactTAACCTttactgaatatacgatgaaaattttaataaaatcactacgaaacctttactaacagtgctacgtAACTctaagaaaacactctgtaaccctatccacatcaccatccctaacagctactacttttatactaaacttccatgtaacttttgatgaacatatctacattatccctagttatcgcgccgaaggcgccactactttgccactatgtcttaccaaaaaactccaatatcccccttcccttcttcttacccaccatcagtacctcccatggactcagactgcCCTTCCCGAACCATCCTCTgcaatgcgacctcatatgtgtccagtccagtggccatatggctccaaaggctagatacagtaccgccactagccaggctaccgtgaggacaaagatccaggggagcctggtggtgtagattAGTTGGTTTATTTCGTGGTGGAGCCCTGATTGAGAGCCATTCTTGAGGTGGTTACCCTCTAGGACCTTGTTCAGTGTCGTTAGGAAGTCGTGGCACTTCTTGTTCTGCGTACCaccacctactacaccatgactccacatgactacccctagggcacagTTGCGCccaaggcgcccttatagaactttcagcaaaagtgctactaaacttttgtgaaacttttaccaaaactacAGCTACACTTTCACCAAGACTGTCTTTACAGTGTTACTAAAACTTACCTTGTGCCTTGTGCAACTCCGTTACAtcaccatacccaaagccatacctgtacaacaccggcagtaccccggtacatgatacgacagaTGGACATTTACATACGCCTTCATTAGCACTACCACCTTCGCATGTAGTACCATGATTACCCTGTCGACACTGATCTCCACATCCAGCAACTCCCGCCTTATCTACTAGATCATTAAAACATGACTATGTGGCGCGCCATAATATAGCATTAGAACTTACCCTTACACTCATCCTTGCACTGTATATTCAAATACTCTTTCTTGAGATCCTCCAGTCCCTTCTGGAACTcccctatcaaatagaccaaccatgacaggtaggtcccggccatcgctggactcaactggccatactgctggccactcaGAGGAGAGAGGTATTGAGAGCATTGGCCGGTATTGGCACTGTTATCGCATTTATATAGGCACTTAAGGGCACCAGTAGTGCCTGTCTTGCAATCTCCACCGTATTCCTTTAGTGCCTTGACCACTGCATTATTACCACTACCAATGGAAAGCATGTACAGTTTAGATTCCCTTTCGAGCTCTCCTAGCTTCTTCTTCACTTCACTACTTCCACCACCCTTTTGTCCCccaatgtagactatatagtaatagaacccaaagaggtcacccagggtccgtggcaccgtgggagtaATACAGGCCAGCagtctcagtagtaccactagggtgccatGTTGCTTttctgggtcacagtagtactccaggagtaGCGAcagtgtattcccagtgcagtgggcaggATATGTGCCAGGAGTGCCTACTACAGGATTAGTCCATGTAGTATATTGTGGCACTTACCAGTACCTCCTGTCAGTTTCGCTGTCTTGTGGCTTCCATTGTTCaaatctgtgcataccatgagtcactgttaGTCACTAGGgctactgtggcgcccagggggtgcccctagtatatatacagtgcttTGGGGGTACCATATAGTACTGGGgcgtacctttgaagtggttcTCTCTTTGTTGAGTactgccactaccactTTCTGCGCTCCAACCCATTGGAACAGGGCACAACTTGGGGTAATTGAGGTCTGGCGTGCCAAAGTGACCTTTAGGATTATCATCTTTAGTGGTCCAATGAGTCTCAATAGGTGGATAATCATCCACACCTTTGCCTACAGTGCTTTTGCACGCCATTAATCCTATTCCGTCACACAGGAATAACATCAATGGTGATTTATGACTGGCGCTCTCCTTGCACTTGCAGTTGCCATTACTGGTAcctgctacaccattaTTCCATATAGACACGTTTGCGCTGAAGCCGCCTTTTTAGCATATGGCGCGCATAGAACATGTATTACCACCTACCTTCCGCTTCACATATCCAAGAATATGAATTGCTCACTCCAGCATTTGGATtgactccactaccatacctacaacttTTCCAGCCCAGCACTGCCTTGTCCACACCCACTGTGCActgcttccttaggaaatagagctggtagaagcagtggtagacatataccctcagttggtccaggcactgggcgggAGAGCCGTCCATGTcaaagccaaagagcccattggcgtacatcccatggagggggcctatAGAGTGTTAGGGAGTGTTAGACAGTGACTGAGTGGTACTAGTGGGTACCACTGTGACTAGTAGTGGTATActagggtacttaccaaacttGGAGACtgccaggtggtacccgccgtagcagactTGACCGGCTTGGAGTTCTTGTCCGTTGGCGGAACCTCCCGTTGCCTGTTGTTTTCCTATATCTTTAGGGTTACACCTCTCGTGAGGTTTTTCTTTGTGATTGGAGCACTTGTTAGTACTCTGAGCAGTACCAGCAGTTCCACTTCCTCCTCCTggacctactacaccattagtccacatgactacccctagagcactgtcgcgccgaaggcgcccttatatatcactgtctatatcactcaccTCCACCTGGTGTATCTGTCTTCACTTCCctttctatggtcccctggataccgatgagtaccagtgggcagtagccacaggcggccagtaggtagtgggtaatgtCCTTACGCTGGAGAGTGGTACTGGCATTACCAGCAGCTTTTTCATCGTACAGTTTGATTTCTGTCTCTCCGCTCCCATTGGTCACCTGATCCGTCTTCTCTTTCATCCTATCCACCAGCTTTCTGTACTTCTcactatagggcaatgcacttagccagtataggatctcccgTATAGTCCTAGGTTTCCTAGAAGAGGGAGTGTCTTTTTTGGTATCACTCCCAGGGGCCGGCTTTGCCGGCGGAGTGACATTCTTCGCCCCTGCACtacctgccctgaagtacccactggccaggatgtggagtaccaatagggggtactGCTCACATAATTGCTCTGTCTTGAGCTTCTTTTCCACTGCAGTCTTGGCCTTCTCATAGATACTGCtatagtactcagctacactgtCTAgggcacattggtactattgAGGAGGTGGGACTTACCCTTAGAAGTACTGTCTCCCTGGAATTCTTTCCATTGGATGCCTTTCTTTTCATCAGGATGCTTTCCCGTCAACAATTGTTGCACAAAATCTCCCGTCTTCGCGggacctactacaccataagtccacatgaccaccctaggcagtactcacCTCCTGTACCACCACtcccattcaacctctccaggtcatagcccatgg
This is a stretch of genomic DNA from Babesia bovis T2Bo chromosome 1, whole genome shotgun sequence. It encodes these proteins:
- a CDS encoding variant erythrocyte surface antigen-1 beta subunit, producing the protein MSKDTWKPHSSLTEAPTNLKEAIDWVLRVTGRDGKKNEKPAAAAAAAAASTSNGPHCLCYLAKAIKDLLYDAKDPGFPGPSPKRNWDDILLTEEQSIVKPVLQDLGLVNSDSTSATSTCAGGTEVIGTLIDQLALGLEKWVGWQEGDTCCLKGTEGIGRKCDCPGGVGVGGNCCGTSGSGTTPCHQCGTCGPSGKNKCYQSAYCRPTTPPSSPPTAEFYWPTISSDADKVHLLARIFLGSVCLIWSGLSQLGFLTKEGSGGTEKRWKDDTLSDVEKGLGSFMAAMGYDLERLNGSGGTGGPAKTGDFVQQLLTGKHPDEKKGIQWKEFQGDSTSKDSVAEYYSSIYEKAKTAVEKKLKTEQLCEQYPLLVLHILASGYFRAGSAGAKNVTPPAKPAPGSDTKKDTPSSRKPRTIREILYWLSALPYSEKYRKLVDRMKEKTDQVTNGSGETEIKLYDEKAAGNASTTLQRKDITHYLLAACGYCPLVLIGIQGTIEREVKTDTPGGGPGGGSGTAGTAQSTNKCSNHKEKPHERCNPKDIGKQQATGGSANGQELQAGQVCYGGYHLAVSKFGPLHGMYANGLFGFDMDGSPAQCLDQLRVYVYHCFYQLYFLRKQCTVGVDKAVLGWKSCRYGSGVNPNAGVSNSYSWICEAEGTSNGNCKCKESASHKSPLMLFLCDGIGLMACKSTVGKGVDDYPPIETHWTTKDDNPKGHFGTPDLNYPKLCPVPMGWSAESGSGSTQQRENHFKDLNNGSHKTAKLTGGTGTPGTYPAHCTGNTLSLLLEYYCDPEKQHGTLVVLLRLLACITPTVPRTLGDLFGFYYYIVYIGGQKGGGSSEVKKKLGELERESKLYMLSIGSGNNAVVKALKEYGGDCKTGTTGALKCLYKCDNSANTGQCSQYLSPLSGQQYGQLSPAMAGTYLSWLVYLIGEFQKGLEDLKKEYLNIQCKDECKDKAGVAGCGDQCRQGNHGTTCEGGSANEGVCKCPSVVSCTGVLPVLYRYGFGYGDVTELHKAQGGGTQNKKCHDFLTTLNKVLEGNHLKNGSQSGLHHEINQLIYTTRLPWIFVLTVAWLVAVLYLAFGAIWPLDWTHMRSHCRGWFGKGSLSPWEVLMVGKKKGRGILEFFGKT